One window of Chitinophagaceae bacterium genomic DNA carries:
- a CDS encoding SPOR domain-containing protein, translated as MLDNITNKDWLQNKDKDRDKEESNDFELPDLNYDSLKDDKDTVKVSNTSFIGHNNSNDNKKENSYTNSIFGVDHHLSEEYTPSYYSSNNKNSFVKNNKHNNKDMAQNKKDDIYGPTRPSSSNRKFILVTSFILLGILVCGITFWGVEKYIKDKKNTPTTEVIPEADTAQFTENTEPIVVEEEKKNTVGEILVISEKTGRSYIIVKSFFDEDLANDFTSELALKGISTKIIQPVTSKKPYYRVSVSDYDSYQSALTELEKYKTEYGSDVWAFKY; from the coding sequence ATGCTAGACAATATTACAAACAAGGACTGGTTACAGAATAAAGATAAGGATAGAGATAAAGAGGAAAGTAATGATTTTGAATTACCCGATTTAAATTATGATTCTCTGAAAGATGACAAAGACACCGTAAAGGTTTCTAATACTTCTTTTATAGGACATAATAATTCCAATGACAATAAAAAGGAAAATTCTTATACAAATTCTATATTTGGAGTAGACCATCATCTTTCAGAAGAATATACTCCTTCTTACTATTCATCAAATAATAAAAACTCTTTTGTAAAAAATAATAAACATAATAATAAAGACATGGCACAAAATAAAAAAGATGACATATATGGTCCAACTCGCCCATCGAGTTCTAATAGAAAATTTATATTAGTTACTTCCTTTATTCTTTTGGGTATACTCGTTTGCGGTATAACTTTTTGGGGAGTTGAAAAATACATAAAAGATAAAAAAAATACACCTACTACAGAAGTAATTCCGGAAGCAGATACTGCTCAGTTTACAGAAAATACAGAGCCAATAGTAGTTGAAGAAGAAAAGAAAAACACGGTGGGGGAAATTTTAGTTATATCTGAAAAAACGGGTCGTTCCTATATTATTGTTAAAAGTTTTTTCGATGAGGACCTAGCAAATGATTTTACGAGTGAACTGGCACTAAAAGGTATTTCTACAAAAATTATACAACCCGTAACGTCTAAAAAACCGTACTATAGAGTAAGTGTATCGGACTATGACAGCTACCAAAGTGCTTTAACAGAGTTAGAAAAATACAAAACAGAATATGGAAGTGATGTATGGGCTTTTAAATATTAA
- a CDS encoding DUF1080 domain-containing protein, whose translation MIFKYSFLVVVVSFYIISCKKADKKQNMGEQIDTINVLTAEEQKKGWKLLFDGNTFAGWHNYGMNGVVGWKIENGEIIALGESNDIVTDQDFENFELALEWKISKGGNSGIFFHVKEDFEQYKRTFQTGPEYQLIDQENHINSLDENQKTAANYGMHTAQNPKYRPYGEWNTTRIIVKQGNVEHWLNGEKVLEYTLQTKEWLDLKNTGKWKAFPDYGKFTTGKIALQDHGSPVFFRKIKLLPL comes from the coding sequence ATGATTTTTAAATACAGTTTTTTAGTGGTAGTGGTTTCTTTTTATATAATATCTTGTAAAAAAGCAGATAAAAAACAAAATATGGGAGAGCAAATAGATACTATAAATGTTCTAACAGCGGAAGAGCAAAAAAAAGGTTGGAAATTACTTTTTGATGGAAATACTTTTGCAGGTTGGCATAACTATGGGATGAATGGGGTAGTGGGATGGAAAATAGAAAATGGAGAAATCATCGCTTTAGGGGAAAGTAACGACATAGTGACCGACCAAGATTTTGAAAACTTCGAACTTGCCCTCGAATGGAAAATATCCAAAGGAGGAAATAGTGGTATATTCTTTCATGTAAAAGAAGATTTTGAACAGTACAAAAGAACTTTTCAAACCGGACCAGAATATCAGCTGATAGACCAAGAAAATCACATCAACTCTCTCGATGAAAATCAAAAAACAGCAGCTAATTACGGTATGCATACCGCTCAAAATCCAAAATATCGCCCTTACGGAGAATGGAATACTACTCGTATAATCGTTAAACAAGGAAATGTAGAGCATTGGCTCAATGGAGAAAAAGTATTAGAGTATACTTTGCAAACGAAAGAGTGGCTTGATCTAAAAAATACAGGAAAATGGAAAGCGTTCCCCGATTATGGAAAGTTTACTACAGGAAAAATAGCTCTCCAAGACCACGGCTCCCCCGTTTTTTTTAGAAAAATAAAACTCCTTCCTTTATAA